One genomic region from Deferrivibrio essentukiensis encodes:
- a CDS encoding SoxR reducing system RseC family protein — translation MSKKITHRGKVVKKIDENKYVVEVMPMSACSSCSMGGSCHGGETSQKSFTITSDQNIDISSEVIISLSKKSLLFSVLMAYILPIILMLIIAVTVDKVFSKDIVTAVVSLVVLGIYFVILRVYLKSSGQLNISIEKIEKS, via the coding sequence ATGTCAAAAAAAATAACGCATAGAGGCAAGGTCGTTAAGAAGATTGATGAAAATAAATACGTAGTGGAAGTGATGCCTATGTCTGCTTGCTCATCATGCTCTATGGGGGGGAGCTGCCATGGTGGAGAAACTTCTCAAAAGAGTTTTACCATAACATCTGACCAGAATATAGATATAAGCAGTGAAGTAATAATTTCGTTATCTAAAAAGAGCCTTCTTTTTTCTGTTTTGATGGCATATATCCTTCCTATTATTTTAATGCTTATAATAGCTGTGACAGTTGATAAAGTATTTTCAAAAGATATTGTTACAGCAGTCGTCTCCCTTGTTGTGCTCGGGATATATTTTGTAATATTAAGGGTTTATCTTAAAAGCTCCGGGCAGCTTAATATCTCGATTGAAAAAATAGAAAAATCTTAG
- a CDS encoding enoyl-CoA hydratase/isomerase family protein: MIKSEISKRAFFISLNNKSGENRLNMSTLNQIYSALEKGETDKNVDVIVIKSELEYFSKGAPIDELVKFNEAESKIYAKLGQNIIKKIREIKKPVIACVCGDTLGGSFEIVLACDLILATSDARFGFDEVNFGLIPGFGGSQIIAKKSHETLAKYLIFTGEKVDAEFLKQYGIFLSTYKDKNELELNLNLLLEKFESKSLFAIGLAKETINNGLETDFNQALLIEQNAFTVAFASNDKIEGMSAFLEKRSPEFKDRWEDFEEIK; encoded by the coding sequence ATGATTAAATCTGAGATTTCAAAAAGGGCTTTCTTTATATCACTTAATAACAAATCGGGTGAAAACAGACTGAATATGAGTACGCTCAATCAAATTTACTCTGCACTTGAAAAGGGTGAAACGGATAAAAATGTTGATGTAATTGTTATAAAAAGCGAGCTTGAATATTTTTCTAAAGGTGCACCTATCGATGAGCTTGTCAAGTTTAATGAAGCTGAATCAAAAATTTATGCTAAATTAGGCCAAAATATCATAAAAAAGATACGAGAGATTAAAAAACCTGTAATTGCTTGTGTATGCGGCGACACTTTAGGCGGTAGCTTTGAGATTGTACTTGCCTGCGATTTGATTCTTGCCACAAGCGATGCAAGATTTGGATTTGACGAGGTAAATTTCGGACTTATCCCCGGTTTTGGCGGCAGTCAGATAATTGCCAAAAAATCTCATGAAACACTTGCAAAATATTTAATTTTTACCGGAGAAAAAGTTGATGCAGAGTTTCTCAAGCAATATGGGATATTTTTGAGCACCTACAAAGATAAAAATGAGCTTGAGCTAAATTTAAACTTACTCCTTGAAAAATTTGAGTCAAAAAGCCTTTTTGCCATCGGTCTTGCCAAAGAAACCATCAATAACGGACTTGAAACAGATTTTAATCAGGCACTCCTTATTGAGCAAAATGCTTTTACAGTGGCTTTTGCAAGCAACGATAAAATTGAAGGGATGAGCGCCTTCCTTGAAAAAAGGAGCCCGGAATTTAAAGACAGGTGGGAAGATTTTGAGGAGATAAAATAG
- the feoB gene encoding ferrous iron transport protein B, giving the protein MTGAQKYKVLLVGNPNVGKSLLFYHITGKYASVSNYPGTTVSITKGTTKIGSHHELEIIDTPGFYNMITITEEENVTKKIILEERPDVILHVIDAKNIERMLPLTLQLLEANLPVILVLNMYDELKTRGLDIELSHLEHDLGIPVVCTIATKRYGLDNLISRIISVAEKRYKYQPITVEYSENIEKAITEVAGLIKSEYPISKRSIATLLLQNDNEAYNLLKDKENIEEIKAKVSEFYDKDINLRIAYDRHKMAAEIIKEHISEDKSVKKIKITELLDKLTLHPIFGFFAVFVILYFGFYKFVGGFGAGTLVDLIETKIFEELINPYVNAFFGKILGDSIFFNLFAGDYGMITLGVRYAFAIVLPVVSTFFLMFSIIEDSGFLVRISMLLDKILKKIGLSGRSVIPLILGLGCGTMATVVTRTLETKRERYLVTFLLALTIPCSAQLGVILGLLGDSFSMLMIWFISILVIFLISGYVLNKYTKGDGATFFMEVPPIRMPKFGNVMVKTFSRLKWYAFEIIPIFIYVSALIWIGKITKIFDFLTYVLTFPAKWAGLPDKMGEIFLYGFFRRDFGAAGLYDIQHLMTNKQMVVAAVVLTLFVPCVAQFAVMIKERGAKTSVLIFLSVIPFAFIFGILLNMLLTAWGY; this is encoded by the coding sequence ATGACAGGTGCTCAAAAATATAAGGTTTTATTGGTAGGAAATCCCAATGTAGGGAAAAGTCTTTTATTTTACCATATTACAGGCAAATACGCTTCCGTTTCGAATTACCCGGGCACGACTGTATCTATAACAAAGGGGACTACAAAAATAGGCAGTCACCACGAGCTTGAGATTATTGATACGCCGGGCTTTTACAATATGATTACAATTACTGAAGAGGAGAATGTAACTAAAAAGATTATATTGGAAGAGAGGCCTGATGTAATACTTCATGTCATTGATGCTAAAAATATAGAAAGGATGCTCCCTTTGACGCTGCAATTATTGGAAGCAAATCTTCCTGTTATACTTGTACTTAATATGTATGATGAGCTTAAAACGAGAGGGCTTGATATCGAGCTTTCACACCTCGAGCATGACCTTGGTATTCCTGTGGTGTGTACTATTGCTACAAAGCGCTATGGACTTGATAACCTTATATCAAGGATAATTAGCGTTGCTGAAAAAAGGTATAAATACCAACCTATTACTGTGGAATATTCGGAAAATATAGAAAAAGCCATAACTGAAGTGGCCGGACTTATAAAAAGTGAATATCCAATTAGTAAAAGGAGCATTGCGACACTCCTTCTCCAAAATGACAACGAAGCGTACAATTTGCTGAAAGATAAGGAAAATATTGAAGAAATTAAAGCTAAGGTTAGTGAATTTTATGATAAAGATATAAATCTTCGCATTGCCTACGACCGGCACAAAATGGCTGCCGAAATAATTAAAGAGCATATATCGGAGGATAAAAGTGTTAAAAAAATTAAAATAACAGAATTATTAGATAAACTGACACTTCATCCTATATTTGGATTTTTCGCCGTATTTGTTATCTTATATTTTGGGTTTTATAAGTTTGTTGGCGGCTTTGGAGCAGGCACTCTTGTGGATTTGATTGAAACAAAAATATTTGAAGAGCTTATCAACCCTTATGTAAATGCTTTCTTTGGAAAAATTCTTGGTGACAGCATATTCTTTAATCTTTTTGCCGGAGATTACGGAATGATTACACTTGGGGTAAGATATGCCTTTGCAATTGTATTGCCTGTAGTGTCAACTTTTTTCTTGATGTTTTCGATAATTGAGGATTCAGGATTTTTGGTGAGAATCTCAATGCTCCTTGATAAAATATTGAAGAAAATCGGTCTGAGCGGAAGGTCAGTTATCCCTCTTATTTTAGGTCTTGGTTGCGGTACTATGGCTACTGTTGTCACAAGGACACTTGAGACTAAAAGGGAAAGATATTTGGTGACATTTCTCCTTGCCCTTACAATCCCCTGCTCTGCTCAGCTTGGAGTAATTTTAGGGCTTTTGGGGGACAGTTTTTCTATGCTTATGATTTGGTTTATTTCTATTTTGGTTATTTTCCTGATTTCAGGCTATGTCCTTAACAAATATACTAAAGGGGACGGGGCAACATTTTTTATGGAAGTACCGCCTATTAGGATGCCAAAATTTGGCAATGTAATGGTAAAAACCTTTTCGAGACTAAAATGGTATGCTTTTGAGATTATCCCTATATTTATCTATGTAAGTGCTCTGATATGGATAGGGAAGATTACAAAGATATTTGACTTTTTGACATATGTTTTGACATTCCCCGCAAAGTGGGCAGGCTTGCCTGACAAGATGGGGGAAATATTTTTATACGGTTTTTTCAGAAGGGATTTTGGAGCAGCGGGGCTATACGATATTCAGCATCTTATGACAAATAAGCAGATGGTGGTTGCTGCAGTAGTATTGACCCTTTTTGTCCCCTGTGTTGCACAGTTTGCTGTTATGATTAAGGAAAGGGGTGCCAAGACATCAGTGCTTATATTTTTGTCCGTAATACCATTTGCTTTTATATTCGGTATTTTATTAAATATGTTACTTACTGCTTGGGGGTATTAA
- a CDS encoding RNA-binding domain-containing protein, with protein MDIERLNILISQGESEFVEFKSSFDRETIESVCAFANTKGGKIVIGITDDGKIKGININDETFQNWINQIKTSTSPSIIPEIEKIDIRGKSIAILHIIEQPIKPVSYKGRYFKRINNSNHQMSPIEIADEHLKTINSSWDFSQDSIHTIEDISLEKVNRFISMTNQKRAFPIIDDPLTVLKKFQAIRENRITFGAYLLFAKDCPIVSTIEMGRFVDETNIKDDVTIREDLFSEVELIMNFIAKHTNKALVFSGNPQREEKWDYPMEAIREIVLNMIVHRDYKSSYDSVIKIYNNKIEFTNPGGLPEGLTVESLKEGNFVSTPRNKLIAAIFKEAGLIEKYGSGIKRVIEAFKKSSMPEPIFESTDNFFKVTIFNSQSHIAPEVAPEIAPEIAPEIATKILEIIAQNPYVTINEISNIIGKSLRSTKSYISVLKKKGILIREGSTKKGKWIVNKNMEIK; from the coding sequence ATGGATATAGAAAGACTAAATATACTAATAAGCCAAGGTGAATCCGAATTTGTTGAGTTTAAGTCTTCTTTTGATAGGGAAACTATTGAGTCAGTTTGTGCCTTTGCTAATACAAAAGGCGGCAAAATTGTTATTGGAATCACAGATGATGGTAAGATAAAAGGAATCAACATAAATGATGAAACTTTTCAAAATTGGATAAATCAAATAAAAACATCAACATCGCCTTCTATAATTCCAGAGATTGAAAAAATAGACATCCGTGGAAAATCTATTGCAATATTACATATAATTGAACAACCGATTAAGCCAGTAAGCTATAAAGGTAGATATTTTAAAAGAATAAATAATTCGAACCATCAAATGTCCCCCATTGAAATTGCCGATGAGCACCTTAAAACGATAAATTCAAGTTGGGATTTTTCTCAAGATTCTATACATACTATAGAAGATATTTCTTTAGAAAAAGTCAATCGCTTTATTTCAATGACAAATCAAAAAAGAGCTTTTCCAATAATTGACGATCCACTAACTGTTTTAAAAAAATTTCAAGCAATCAGGGAGAATAGGATTACTTTTGGAGCATATCTGCTGTTTGCAAAAGACTGTCCAATAGTTTCTACTATTGAAATGGGAAGGTTTGTAGACGAGACGAATATAAAAGATGATGTGACAATTAGAGAGGACTTATTTTCTGAAGTCGAACTCATAATGAATTTTATTGCAAAACATACAAACAAAGCACTTGTGTTTTCAGGTAACCCTCAACGGGAAGAAAAATGGGATTATCCTATGGAAGCGATCAGGGAGATAGTTTTAAATATGATTGTACACAGGGACTACAAAAGTAGTTATGACTCAGTCATAAAAATCTACAATAACAAAATTGAGTTTACTAACCCTGGTGGACTACCTGAAGGATTGACAGTAGAAAGCCTGAAAGAAGGAAATTTTGTATCAACACCAAGAAATAAATTAATTGCGGCAATTTTTAAAGAAGCAGGACTTATTGAAAAATACGGCTCCGGGATTAAAAGAGTCATTGAGGCTTTTAAAAAGTCTTCTATGCCTGAGCCTATTTTCGAAAGTACAGATAATTTTTTTAAAGTAACAATATTTAATTCACAGAGTCATATTGCACCAGAAGTTGCACCAGAAATTGCACCAGAAATTGCACCAGAAATTGCAACAAAAATACTTGAAATAATAGCGCAAAATCCCTATGTGACGATTAATGAAATTAGTAATATTATTGGTAAAAGCCTCAGATCTACAAAAAGCTACATAAGTGTTTTAAAGAAAAAAGGTATTCTTATTCGTGAAGGTAGTACTAAAAAAGGGAAGTGGATAGTTAATAAAAATATGGAGATAAAATGA
- a CDS encoding FeoA family protein, producing MNLNDARVKETYIVENIDSSDVESMKKLLSMGILPGTELKVLQKNPTIIFEVYHSRFAIDNKLGEKIYVKKNNA from the coding sequence ATGAATTTGAATGATGCCAGGGTTAAAGAAACTTATATTGTTGAAAACATTGATTCTTCTGATGTGGAATCGATGAAAAAACTTCTGTCTATGGGGATTTTGCCGGGGACAGAATTGAAAGTATTACAAAAAAATCCTACAATAATATTTGAAGTGTATCATAGCAGATTTGCAATTGATAACAAATTAGGAGAAAAAATTTATGTCAAAAAAAATAACGCATAG
- a CDS encoding aspartate aminotransferase family protein, with protein sequence MAKVNHRSMRLFEDKLTERQQEFIDDFSMAYSNKFESSKKWIQEKRFVYCDWMNALTFKKSIKELIFPIFSKRSKGAHFEDIDGNLLTDIAMGYGVNFWGHNPDFVKKAISERLELGVELGPQLKLSAEVAELISELTGVERVAFCNSGTEAVMTTIRIARGKTGKNKIVIFKGSYHGTFDGVLGVGNFNSVKPISIGTPDNFVKDLYVLDYGASESLEFIKKNIKEIAAVIVEPVQSRNPALRPKEFLHNLREITSTTYTALIFDETITGFRISPGGAQKYFDVMADLVVYGKALGGGMPISAVAGKDEYMQLLDGGMWQFGDKSAPHDNVIFHAGTYYKHPLSIAAAKASLTEIKKRKNSIYEEMRANMAYLAESLNGYFKGKNIPLRLDYCESMFRFFGLGRYDLTLEPLELDLLFKILIYNNIYTWEKRTCFISAAHTRQDIESIINAFKLSVETLRTGGFEFIID encoded by the coding sequence ATGGCAAAGGTTAATCATAGGTCTATGCGACTTTTTGAAGACAAATTAACAGAAAGACAACAGGAATTTATAGATGATTTTTCAATGGCTTACAGCAATAAATTTGAATCTTCCAAAAAATGGATTCAGGAGAAAAGGTTTGTCTACTGTGACTGGATGAATGCCCTGACGTTTAAAAAGAGTATCAAAGAGCTTATTTTCCCCATATTTTCAAAGAGGTCAAAAGGGGCACATTTTGAAGATATAGATGGCAATCTGCTGACAGATATTGCCATGGGCTACGGCGTAAATTTTTGGGGGCACAACCCCGATTTTGTTAAAAAGGCGATTTCAGAAAGGCTTGAGCTTGGAGTTGAACTTGGCCCTCAGCTTAAATTGTCTGCTGAAGTTGCTGAGCTTATCTCTGAGCTGACAGGTGTAGAGCGGGTAGCTTTTTGTAACTCCGGGACTGAGGCTGTCATGACTACTATTCGTATTGCAAGAGGGAAAACGGGGAAAAATAAAATAGTAATATTTAAAGGCTCATATCACGGGACTTTTGACGGTGTGCTTGGCGTGGGAAATTTTAACAGTGTTAAGCCAATCTCTATCGGGACACCTGATAATTTTGTAAAAGATTTGTATGTGTTGGATTACGGGGCTTCTGAGTCGTTGGAGTTTATAAAGAAAAATATAAAAGAGATTGCGGCTGTAATAGTTGAGCCTGTACAGAGTAGAAACCCTGCCTTAAGACCTAAAGAATTTTTGCATAATTTAAGGGAGATAACTTCTACTACATATACTGCCCTTATTTTTGATGAAACAATTACAGGCTTTAGAATAAGTCCGGGAGGCGCTCAAAAATACTTTGACGTGATGGCTGACTTGGTGGTCTATGGTAAAGCGTTAGGCGGAGGAATGCCGATAAGTGCCGTTGCCGGTAAGGATGAATATATGCAGCTTTTGGACGGCGGGATGTGGCAATTTGGGGATAAAAGTGCACCGCACGATAATGTAATATTTCACGCAGGGACTTATTATAAGCATCCTCTATCTATTGCGGCGGCCAAAGCATCGTTGACGGAGATTAAAAAGAGGAAAAATAGTATATATGAAGAGATGCGTGCTAATATGGCATATCTTGCTGAATCATTAAATGGCTATTTTAAGGGTAAAAATATCCCCCTCAGGCTTGATTATTGTGAGTCGATGTTTAGATTCTTCGGGCTTGGAAGATATGACTTGACTCTGGAGCCTTTGGAGCTTGACTTACTGTTTAAAATATTGATTTACAACAATATCTACACATGGGAAAAAAGAACGTGTTTTATCTCTGCTGCACATACGAGGCAAGATATTGAAAGTATAATCAATGCTTTTAAATTATCTGTAGAAACATTGAGAACGGGTGGTTTTGAATTTATAATCGATTGA